The Leptospira mtsangambouensis genomic sequence GACTTCTGCTGTGGAATCATCTTCAAAGGATTCCCGTTCCATCACATGGCACCAGTGACAAGTCGAGTACCCAATGGACAAAAGGATGATTTTATCCTCTTTTTGGGCTTTTTCGAAGGCTTCCGCTCCCCAGGGAAACCAATCAACGGGATTGTGTGCATGTTGTAACAGATAAGGACTTTTTTCATGAACCAAACGATTCGGTTTTTTCGACAGATTTGCCACAATGTTCTCCCAGAAACTAAGGTTTCTCCACGTAGCTTTTTACATTTTAGGTTGATTGACAAGATTGATTTTTTCATCTTGTCTGTGTAAGGGGTTTAAGAAGTTTCCATTGAACAGTCACAATATTTCTACCCCGTATTTTTTTATCAGTCCTCGAAAGTTGACCAGCTGGTTAATATCTTTTAGTCTTTTAAGTTTCCCTATTTTTGCGGAATCTGACTTTGAAGAGGATGTCAAACGGATGCAGCTTTCCCAGTGGGAAAACGGGAATACCATTCCTGAATCCCTCCAATCGGGGAATGGTCCGAAAAAACTACGACTCACGATCTCCCAAGCCATCGAACAGGTGATTGAGAACAACACCATAGTTCAAAATGCCAAATTGGAAATTGTCAAGGCTGACAGCCCCGAATGGAAAAATGAATCCAAATACACTTGGAAGGCCTTGGCAAGTATCCAGTCTTCCAAACAACTTTTTCCAAGTAACAGAAACAACATCTTTGCCGGAACAATTCGTTCCCAAGATAAAATTTCTGCCGGTATCGAAAAACAATTCAAAACCGGAACTTATTTCAAAACAGAAATCAGTACAATTCGTTATGACGTAAACGCCTTTGAAGATCCTGCTTCTCAGAGTGGATTTGGAAGTTTACTCGCGGCTCCACCTATGTATACAGGTGCTGTCACTGCAACATTGTCACAAGAATTACTCAAATATGGATTTGGTAAAAACGAAGAAGATAAAGAAAAACTTTTAAAAAACCAAACCCTTCTTGTTCGCGAAAACTATATCAACATTTTGACTCAACTTGTAGTCAAGATCCTTGTGGATTATTGGTCTCTTAGCATTGTAGATTCTCGAATTGCCACTTACGAAAAAGTATCCAAAAATACAGAAGAGATCAGGCGCCTAACCTTACGAAAAACTGGACTGGGGCTCTCGGAAGGATTTGAAGTCAACCAGTGGAACCAAGCATTTCTTAGAACCCAATCTCTATTAGAAAAAGCAAAAGTAGATCGTATTGAAGCCGAAAGAAATTTAGTGCGAATTCTCAATGTGGACACTGGCTCCTCCATTGAAGGAGTCACTGACTTAAGTGAAACTTTGCCAACGGGCATCAACCTAAAGGCTGACAAAGAATATGCACTTTCGAGAAGAACCGATTACTTAATGTTAAAACGGGAAAGAGAAATTGCAAAACTTGCTTTGAGCACTGCTCTTGCAGAAGATGATCCTTCATTACTTGCCACCTTTTCTTATAGTTCGATTGGACAGAATTTTATTTCACCACAAGACAATTTCATTGCGCGCCAACGGGGAATCACATCCTTTAACCACCCACAAATTCTGGCTGAATTAAAGATGTCTTACCCTCTTTGGGACTTAGGAATCAAAGCGGGAATTCGAGATGCGGAAACGAATCTCAAAGTGAACGAGATGAAAATCCAAAACTTGGAACAAGAAATTACGCAAGAAATTGATAACCGTTACGAAGCAGTTTTAGCAAGTCATGCGCTCTTAAAGGACTTATTAAAAACTAGAAAAGAAACTGAAATTTTCTATAATGGATTGATTGAACGGTTTCGCCAGGGACGTTATACAGCTGTTAACGTAAAAAATGCATTGGATAGTTTGGCGAATGTGGAACTTGCCGTCACACAAGCAAAGATTAACTTTAATATCAAT encodes the following:
- a CDS encoding TolC family protein; this encodes MQLSQWENGNTIPESLQSGNGPKKLRLTISQAIEQVIENNTIVQNAKLEIVKADSPEWKNESKYTWKALASIQSSKQLFPSNRNNIFAGTIRSQDKISAGIEKQFKTGTYFKTEISTIRYDVNAFEDPASQSGFGSLLAAPPMYTGAVTATLSQELLKYGFGKNEEDKEKLLKNQTLLVRENYINILTQLVVKILVDYWSLSIVDSRIATYEKVSKNTEEIRRLTLRKTGLGLSEGFEVNQWNQAFLRTQSLLEKAKVDRIEAERNLVRILNVDTGSSIEGVTDLSETLPTGINLKADKEYALSRRTDYLMLKREREIAKLALSTALAEDDPSLLATFSYSSIGQNFISPQDNFIARQRGITSFNHPQILAELKMSYPLWDLGIKAGIRDAETNLKVNEMKIQNLEQEITQEIDNRYEAVLASHALLKDLLKTRKETEIFYNGLIERFRQGRYTAVNVKNALDSLANVELAVTQAKINFNINLVRYELAKNSLFEKYGLDLYSILEEVEKRAKQETDKL